A region from the Acyrthosiphon pisum isolate AL4f chromosome A1, pea_aphid_22Mar2018_4r6ur, whole genome shotgun sequence genome encodes:
- the LOC100165148 gene encoding cytochrome P450 4g15 yields MDKHPSPKDKVYDEIYDVLGDGDQTITIEDTSKLLYLDQVLKETLRLFPVIPLILRKLQGDVKIISNNIVLPKGSTCYLSPLATHRDSDSYPNPTSFDPENFSPENIAKRHKYSFIGFSGGPRGCIGSKYAMLSMKVLVATFLRNYSVHTDCKFNDIKLKLDLLLRSSNGYPVTIRTRDRRPVYKFKLEYI; encoded by the exons ATGGACAAACATCCATCACCGAAA GATAAAGTTTATGATGAAATTTACGACGTATTAGGTGATGGAGACCAAACAATTACTATTGAAGACACATCTAAACTTCTATATTTGGATCAAGTGTTAAAGGAAACACTTCGATTATTTCCAGTAATACCGTTAATACTTAGGAAACTTCAAGGTGATGTTAAAATTA tttcaaataatattgttctaccAAAAGGATCTACGTGTTACCTAAGTCCATTAGCCACTCATCGTGATTCAGATTCATACCCAAATCCTACTAGTTTTGATCCAGAAAACTTCAGTCCTGAAAATATTGCAAAGCgacataaatatagttttataggtTTTAGCGGTGGCCCAAGAGGTTGCATAG GATCCAAGTATGCTATGCTGTCGATGAAAGTTCTAGTAGCTACATTCTTGCGAAACTACAGTGTTCATACGGATTGCAAATTTaacgatattaaattaaaattagatttgttATTGAGAAGTTCCAATGGTTATCCTGTTACTATTCGAACACGCGATAGGAGAcctgtatataaatttaaattagaatacaTTTAG